From the genome of Bacteroidales bacterium:
ATTTTTTACTTACTTTCAAAATGTATATATTTGTTTCATAAAACGCAAGCATATGCATCTACTGGGATTTGATGAACAATGGCTTAACGAAAGGGGAGCAATCCATACTGCTACCGAAATTGCCGGACAACCTGAGCTTTGGCTTAAGACGTACTCCCTGATCAAAGCCAAAAAAGAGGAAATAGCAGGTTTTCTGAAACAGGCAGTTGCAGAAGCCTCCAGGATTATCCTTACCGGGGCAGGTACCAGTGCGTACATTGGATTGTCTCTGCACAGTGTTTTTGGCAAATGCCTCCACCGCCATACTTATGCAATACCCACAACAGATCTTGTTTCTCATCCGGCAGATTACTTTTTTCAGCAGGAAACCCTTCTCCTTATCTCCTTTGCCCGCTCGGGTAACAGTCCGGAAAGTACGGCAGCAGTGGCTCTGGCCGATAAACTCTGCGGGAAGGTATATCATCTGGTAATTACCTGTGATGCAGAGGGACAGCTGGCAAAATGTTCTACTGATTCACCCAGATATAATCTGGTGTTGCCGCCTGAATCCAATGACCAGGGCCTGGCGATGACTGGCAGTTATACCTCCATGCTTTTGGCAGGTTTTCTGATTGCCCGCCTCAGAGAACTGGAAGCTCTTACACCTCAGGTTGAAACACTTTACCGTTACGGGCGGCGTATCCTTGATGATTTCTCAGCTCCGTTAAAAGATGT
Proteins encoded in this window:
- a CDS encoding SIS domain-containing protein is translated as MHLLGFDEQWLNERGAIHTATEIAGQPELWLKTYSLIKAKKEEIAGFLKQAVAEASRIILTGAGTSAYIGLSLHSVFGKCLHRHTYAIPTTDLVSHPADYFFQQETLLLISFARSGNSPESTAAVALADKLCGKVYHLVITCDAEGQLAKCSTDSPRYNLVLPPESNDQGLAMTGSYTSMLLAGFLIARLRELEALTPQVETLYRYGRRILDDFSAPLKDVASMDFKRAVFLGSGPLFGTATESQLKLQELTDGTIVCKNDTFLGLRHGPKAVIDETTLVVFIFSNDPYAWQYERDLVLDIRKGKPPLYTIGLFETPVNGLVFDLDIQLSDAGSRLEEALLTVCDIIPGQLLGFYKSLALNLSPDNPSVSGAISRVVENVHIYSY